The segment ataaaatgtaacaaaattgACAGAACAGGAGAGTCCGCGTGTGTAAAACCAATATCTTTCTTAAACTTCCTCTGTCGGATCTGTTCTCAGAATTTGCACCCATAGTTGTTCCAGGTGAACATTATCAGTGGGGGTGTGGGTTACAGGGTGCAATCGGGTAAGTTTGTGGTGTAAACTTGCTGATCTGTGATTCTGGCAAGTACCACTCTCCCCTCCCACTAACCCCTGAGCAGACTTTCCATTTAATTCTTTCCATCAAACCTCAGTTCACACCAGTGATGTCATGCGGGTGTGTTTGCTATGATTTCCCTCCTGTGTTTGACACATGTCACAGCTCCCCTCAATCATGATCAGGCTTTTTAAAAATGAGCaaactgttcatttttttgGCAATATTTTGttgcaaatgtttttatttctttatttattttactgagATTACAAGgcaataaaccttttttttcattgaagcaGCTCTCGATCTGGTATCTGGGCCCCGCTGATTGAACTATATGTCGACAGAAATGTATCTGTGTTGGTTGTACGTAGGTGAAATCTGCTCACtcgagaagattttttttttttttaaccctgctTGTTTTTTACGCAACCATGCTTGTGCATTCAAATTGCATTGTACCCCTGCCTCTGTTACTAACCACAGGTTTCAGTTTGACTTAGCAGAAGATGGATTTCTGTTGAAGTCAGCTTCAGGGGTTTTTTAACTTGTTGTTAGCATGCATGCTGATTACATATGGCTTTTTACTCCATTATACAGCACCTATTAATGACTTATTCTGCATGATAATACTCTACTTAATCATTAACTAAAGTTTTCCATCAATGATATGAGATTACATTTGATTTGTAAATGAGGAGGTTGTTTTAGATAAATTAATAACTTGATACGCTTTGTACAATATGTATCCTATGAAGTGGACGGAAGTGGACAAAAAACACTGTTTTTGTGATTCTATCAGTAGCAATAGACATGATCTACTCTTATAACAAAACGCTTGTAACAAAAGACCAAGTTATTTGGCTCAATCGTGTAAATAATTCTGAAATACGTCATTCTAGCTCTGAATATGTGCGCATTGAGCTGCTTGTGACTCATTCGATACACACGTTTGTTCTTCACCTTGATGAAACttaaaaaacactttgaaaaaaacagATTAGAAATACTTTCGCAGAAAAGGCCAAAAATTGTTGACGGATACTCTTTTGTGTGCCGCTCCTCTACCAATGAATGAGAAAAGAGACGGCATCAACAGTAACAGTAACTGTCTGGTACTTCCTGTTTGTGGCATGTAATTATCTCTTCACTAACAGCGAGGAGAGTTGTTAGACGAGAATACTCCATATTCTCGAACTGATATATATGGGAGAATGACAGCTCATGCGGTACTGTCACCATATACAGCCTCCACTAAGCAAACATAGGCAGCCACGGGAATAGGGCCGACTGAGGTTCAACGTCGTTACCCCTGGCTGTTTTATGGCAATGGCTCGCTTTTTGGTGAGCCGGCTTTGGTGCAGTAATGGTTTTTAGATCTGGTTAGGTTTTGTGTTCGTGGATTTAGCTCAACAGACAAAATGGAGATAAAGCAATGATCTGGTTCAGCTTTAACATCTGGACTTGAGCCGTTTTGCTTTTTCTGCGTTATTTCTTCTGGCTCACAGAATGTGAGCCATCATGGGGATCTTTATGACTACTAGGGCGGCATTTTCACATTTGAGATTCACCTACCACCCGTGAGCAGCACTGGGGAGGTTGTTGGAGAAAACGTTTTCATTAATGGCTCAGTAGCTGAATATAGTCATGTAGAGGAAGGCATTATTAAAAGCTTTATAATGACTAATAAAGAGTAAATAAGCCAGTAATCTGCAAGAAAGCAACAAATCATATGTCAGTGAATGTATGTTTTCTTTATGTAAACTGTTAACAGTGTTTTGAAAAAGTAAGGATTAACCAGTTTTTAAACTTGTCAACATTTCGATATGATGCTTGTTATGTGTTACAAGACCTATCATTAGTAAAATGAATCATCTATATGATGACCGATGATGTCTGCTTTGAATCTGAACAGCACCACGTAAATTCTCAGAAGGGTGAGGTCAGACGTAAAATAGTGACGGAAGCAAAAATGACACCTTTGCTCAGGCTTCTTGCCTTCTCTCACAGCCCGTGAGGTACCGATGAAATATGAAAGTTCTGGTTCAAACATGTACGGAAGAATAATCAAAACATTAGAATAGCTAATTCAGAGTGAACATGGCAAGCAGTGTCATTCACTAGCAGGGCCAGACCACTATATTCACAGATCCCCATTCACTGAATGAATCGATAACTGCTGCGGGACTTTGATATTGACCTATTTTCCAGTTATGGTATGTGCTGTGGTTGAGTATCTTGTTGAGGAAGTCTTAGCAGACAGAAGCATCCTTGTGGCTTAGGGATTAGTCACAGACCCCCCCTGTCCACTTGTTCAAAGTATTGACCAAGAACCACAACATTACAATCTATGTCCCATCTCTTCCTGTCATCTTTGTTGTCAAATATCAGTGTTTCTTTATCTTACTGTGTAGTGGCAAATGAAAACATTGCTACTAGCACCTTATCAATCCTCCACCCATGTCTCTCAAGCGTGCCATGTTACAATCTATTTTCTAAAATCCCCTCATATTTAGAAAtgctcagtgtgaaaggaaaagCACTTTCGTCATAACCGTCAAAAACGACCAGCCATGGTCAGAGCCAACAATCGGAAGGCAGATGGTTGCGGTTTTAAGACCTCCTGCTGTGAGGTACCTGAGCATCAGTGGGTTTGAAACGCGACTTGAAATActcctctttaaaaaaaatgctcttcTTAAACTTCTCTAAGTTTAAGCGTACTTTAAACTTTGTGATGGATAGATTTTAATCGGATTAGTCGAGCAATTCTTTAAATAGACCTGTTTTTTTTAGGCACGATTTCACACATAAGTAATAATGTgacttttaaatgtttcaatTTTTGGAAATCGTAACCTCAAACAAACATAATGTCAGTAGTAACAGGGAGGGGAGCATCAAGCCACAATGCATCTGCACACTGCATGCAGATGCTCGTGCACaaattgcacacacacacacacacacaggtaccgAGGTGTCGATGTGGTGTGTTCTGTTTCAAAGAATCCGTTCTCACCCACAGCAACAAGTGTGCTCCCCCCTCACTCTTGTTTCCCCTTTTGAGAAGTGTTGACCACATGACCGCAGGTGATTTGAAGGCTGGCTAGTTTCAGCTTGCAATCTGCTTATTTGTCATGGAACTTGttttgtcacacacacacacacacacacacacacacacacacacacacgtctttTTTTTAGTTGTAGCACAATAAAAGTGGAGGTGCTGTGTGAGAAGCAGACAAAGAGACGGCAGACACCCACTTGGACAAGCAACCTGCAAGAGTGTATCGAAGCAAACAAGATGACGACGACAATGATGAAGAACCCCGTCACTCTGCTGGCCTGCATCTTGATTTTCTCATCTCTCACCGTCCTGGCATCTGACAGTAAGCTGCTTGCATaccaattcattttaatttaatttatttttctttacggACAAACAGTCGGTTTCTGTAGTAATTTATTAAAAGGCTGCTTTAGTATCTATTCAGTGTTACTgtaataaataaacagaaacatctctctctctctttatatatataatcaaatttattttttttattttttcattttatttttttattatatatagatatacatatatatttttctatatgtatatctatatatagatatatatagagaATATTTTGTaagaaaagtttgtttctaatgccaacttaacttttttttctccattctgATTTCAGACACCTTCGGTCCGGATAAGTGCTGCTTTAAGTTCATTGCCAACCGCCTACCAAAGAACAAGGTGACGAGCTACAAATACACGGACAGGCTGTGTTCGATGGAAGGTGTGCTGTAAGTGTCTCCCCTCGTTTTTTGCAAACCTCAGA is part of the Odontesthes bonariensis isolate fOdoBon6 chromosome 24, fOdoBon6.hap1, whole genome shotgun sequence genome and harbors:
- the LOC142375083 gene encoding C-C motif chemokine 4-like, with the protein product MTTTMMKNPVTLLACILIFSSLTVLASDNTFGPDKCCFKFIANRLPKNKVTSYKYTDRLCSMEGVLFTMKRGNEICADATQQWVKDIIEAKDRTKRGTTTTTTGASE